The DNA region TGAACAACGGTGGTGAAGAAGATAAGGGCGATGCTGTGCATAAAGAGGCACATCAATTGTTGAAATCTGGTAGTGCAGCTGGCTTTATTAATTTTATCGGGAATGTCGAATCCCGTGAAATATTACAAGGACCAGCAGATGTCGTTGTTGCGGATGGTTTCTCCGGTAATGCGACCCTCAAAGCGATTGAGGGAACGGCGTTGTCATTGATGAAAATGATTAAGCAAACAATCATGAATGCTGGGGTTATTGGTAAACTAGGTGGCGCAATGTTAAAACCAGCGTTAAAACAAGTTGCCGGCCGTTTAGATCCTGAGCAATACGGCGGGGCAGTAGTGTTAGGGGTTAAAGCACCTGTAGTCAAGACACATGGCGCATCTGGGCCTGAAGCTGTTGCCGGGACCATGCGACAAATTAATACTATGTTAGAAACCCAGCTCATTGAAAAAGTAGAAACATTTGTTTCTGCGCATAAAGATGATTTAGCTGCTCGTGAGACAGAGGAATAGAAAGTTAAAAGGATAGAAAAATGGAAAAAAAAAGCAATTTATGACCGCGTTGTAACAATCGTGACCGATCACTTCGAATTAGAGCCTGAAAAAGTTACTGGAGATTTAAACTTCTTAACAGATATTGATGCCGATTCAATTGATTTTGTAGAACTTGTGTTAGAAATGGAAGACGAATTTGGTGCCGAAATTTCTGATGAAGCAGCTGAAACGTTGGTAACAATCAACAGTACAGTTGACTATATCTATAATCACCAAAGTAAATAAATCTTTTAAAAGTAGCTATCAAAGCAGGAAAGTTGATAGCTTTTTTTGAACTACAATGCTGCATTATCGCAGAATCAGTGGATGACATTAAAAACGATAATGATTAGATTCATTGATTTGCGGACTAATGCGGTAATCACAAAGTGTATTTATGATTGACAGATTAGACTGGCAAATATTCGTTGATCGAAAAATTACAGGTTATTAGCGCTGAATTAAGTTGATTTAAAAGAAACCAAACGCAAATGCGCTTGGTTTTTTGGTATACTAAACTAAGTATCAAAATGAGGGAGAGTGAAAATGTTTGCTCAGTTACAAGCAGAAATCGCACAAAAATACGATATTCATTTTAATAATTTAGCACTTTTAGAAGAAGCACTAACACAAGCCAACTATATTAATGAACATCCTGAATATCAAGGACGTGATTATCAACGTTTGGAATTTTTAGGTGATGCCATCATGCAACAATCATCAGCGGTCTATTTATTCAAAAAATATCCCGATTGGGATGAGGGACGTTTAACTGAATTACGAATTTTAATGGTTCAGACGCGCTCTTTTGCAGCCTTATCACGTGAATTACATTTAGATCGATATGTTCAACTTGGACGAGGAGAAGAATTATCAGGCGCGCGGAATCGTGAATCTTTACTTGAAGATTTATGGGAAGCATTCATTGGCGCACTTTATTTGGATCAAGGACAAGCAGTGGTCATGCGGTTATTAGATCTGGTCTTTTTTTCAAAAATTGAAACTGGGTTCTATGATCGGTTTGTGGATTATAAATCAAAATTGCAAGAATTATTGCAAAAAAATGGGACAGTTGATATTAATTACGAAAAAATTGCTGAACAGCAAATTGAAAATAATGAACAATTGTTTACTGTTTCTGTTGCCCTTAATGGTCAGAAATTGGCTGAAGGGACCGGAAAATCAACTAAGGATGCAGAAAAGGCCGCTGCACGCATCGCTTATCAAAATTTAACGAAGTAGTCGGGAATTTAGAATGAAGCTTAAGACACTTGAGATTAGTGGATTTAAATCATTTGCTAATCGCACAAAAATTGAATTCATGCCAGGAATAACTGGTGTTGTCGGACCAAATGGTTCGGGTAAATCAAATATTATCGAATCGATTCGTTGGGTGATGGGCGAGACATCTGCTAAAGGGTTACGTGGTGACAAAATGGCAGATGTTATTTTTGGTGGTACAAATACACGAGCACCATTGAACCGGGCAGAAGTCTCAATCACATTCGACAATACCGACCATTATTTAAATTCTGAATATTCTGAAATTAGAATTACGCGAACGCTTTACCGTTCGGGTGAATCTAAGTATCAAATTAATGGTCAGACAGTACGCTTACGTGACGTACATGAGTTATTTATGGATTCAGGACTTGGACGTGAGAGTTTCTCGATTATTTCTCAGGGCCGAGTAGAAAGTATTTTTTCTGCTAAGCCAATTGAGCGACGTTCGATTATTGAGGATGTGGCGGGTGTCTATAAATATAAGCAGAATAAAGAACAGGCCGAAAAGGAACTACAAGAGACAGTCGATAATTTACATCGTGTCCAAGATATATTATTTGAACTAGAGAACCGGATTGAACCGCTAGCGCAACAAGCATCAAGAGCATCAGACTACTTAACCACTAAAGAAAAATTTGACCAATTAGATCAGGCACGATTGGTCATTGAATTAGATGATTTGTTTTTAGATCAGACCAAGATTGCAAAACAACTACTTGAATTAGAGCAACAAAATTCAAATGGCAAGCAGCAGTTAGAGACACAAAACCACGCATTATCAGAATTGAAAGTGCAAAGAATAGCTCTTGAGACATTGAGAGATAAGTATCAGGCGCAGATTGTCACACTGACTCAAAAGGTTGAACAATTAACCGGTGAGAAGCGACTTGAAGCTGAGCGAATGGCTAATCGAACACAGTCTGGACGTGATTTAAAAATGCGTCTGGAACAGGTCCAGCAGATACTAACAGAATTACAAAATAATCAAAAACAAAGACAAATTGAATTTGAAAAAGAAGATGCAAACGTTCATACTGCGCAAGCAACGCTTGAAACGACAACGGAGCACGCTGATCGACAGGTATTAGAAGAACATGAGGCAGTTATTTCAGAAGTTCGGAATAAACTCGTGGACGCTATGCAAGCCTTAACTTCGGCCAAAAATGAACAGACTTATTTAACTAAATCTAATCAGCAAAATGATGCTAATTTGGAACGATTAAATCTGAAATTATCCGATTTAAAGGCCAAAAATGCAGCACAGGCAACTTCAATTAGTGAAAAAGAAACGCGTTATCAAACATTAAGTCAACAATATACGATTCAGAAAAATGAGATTGAAAAGGCTAAGGTAGCGGGACAAAAACTTGAGCACGATCAAAAAATAGCCCGTAAAAATTGGTTTGACGCGTTAGAAAAGCAAGAACGGGCGACATCACGCTTGCAGTCGTTACAAAGATTATCGCAAAGTTATGATGGTTACTTTCAAGGCGTGAAAAATTTGATGCGTGCTAAAAACCAATTCACCGGCATTCAAGGCGTTGTGGCCGAATTGATTCAACTAGATGCAAGTAATGCATTAGCGATTGAAACGGCTTTAGGCGGCGCATTGCAGAGTGTGGTAGTTGATAATGAACAAACTGCGAAAAACGCCATTCAATATTTGACACGTCAAAGATTGGGGCGCGTGACATTTTTGCCAGTTTCGACGATTCAATCACGGCATCTATCTGCGCAACAGATACAGTTGGCGCAAAATCAAGCAGGCTTTATTGGTGTTGCAGCCGATTTGGTGACAGTAGCAAGTACACAACGCGCTATTATCCAAAATCTGTTAGGGACAACGTTGATTGTTGGCAATTTAGATCATGCTCAAATGCTTGCTAATCGTCTTCAACATCGCGTACGAGTGATTACACTAGATGGCCAAGTCATTAATGCGGGTGGTTCGATGGTTGGTGGCGCTAATCGGCAAACGGGTAATGGGCTTTTGGCACAACAAACGGAGATTGATCAGTTAACGCTTGAGTTGAAACAGCTTTCTCAAACAACAACAACGTATGAGGCACAAACGCGTCAGCTAGAACAACAGTTACAGGAAGTAACCCAAAATTTTCAAGCTTTACAACAAGCAGCGACCGCGTGCAATGAACAAGTACAGGCAGCTGCCGGTGAATTACATCTCGCACAGAATGTGGCAAATCAAATGTCTCGAGACTTTGAGGCCATGCAGTTTGAAATTAAACAATCCAGTGATGGAACAATTGACCACGCGACTCGAGTGACGGAGAATCGTCAGCAAATCCAAATGCATGATCAAGCAGTTCATCGGTTACAAACCCAACTGGATGAATTAACGCAACAACGCACTGATTTACAAACTAAGGTTGTTGCAGCTGAGCAATCAGCTACGGCATTACAAATTAAATTAGCAACGGTTCAAGCCGGAAGAGATAATGCTCGCGTTCGTTTAGACGATATTAATGAACGAATTCAAGCAGAAACGTCGTTAGCTGAAAGTTTGCATGAACAGTTGGCTGCACTTGATAGCAATCAGACCGATCGACAATCTGAAATCAGTATTAGTCTCGACAAATTGGAAACAGACTTAGCGCAAGTAAAAGAAACGGTTGCCGAAAAAGGAACCGAATTGACGAAAGTCGTACAATCTATTGAGATTGCAGAAGCTAATTTACAACTGGTACAAGATTCACAAACAAAGAATTTACAGGCGTTATCTGATGTTAAAGCACGTCAGGCTGAATTGGCACAAAAAATTAAACAAAATGAGAGTTTGTTACTTCAGACATATGAAACAACTTATGATGACTCAAAACAAACGATGCAAACAATTGATACGACTGACTTGAAAACACAGCTTAAACTGTTGAAACTAACCTTGAACGATATTGGAACAGTCAATATTGGTGCCATTGATGAGTATCAAGAAGTAAAAACACGTTATGATTTCCTTAATCAACAACAGGCCGATTTGTTAGATGCGCAGAATAATTTACAGACGACAATGTCAGAAATGGATCAAGAAGTTATAACACGCTTTAAGACAACATTTGATGCAATTGCTGAGCACTTCACCTATATTTTTGAAAAGATGTTTGGTGGTGGGAAAGCAGTCCTAGAATTAACAGACCCAGAGCATTTATTGACGACAGGTGTTGATATCAAGGCCCAGCCACCAGGAAAAAAATTCCAACAAATGAGTTTGTTATCAGGTGGAGAAAAAGCACTGACGGCAATCAGTTTGTTATTTGCCATTTTAGAAGTACGACCAGTACCTTTTGCTGTGTTGGATGAGACAGAAGCTGCCTTGGATGAAGCTAATGTTGATCGTTTTGCCGAATACTTGCATGAAGTAAACGAACGAACACAATTTATTGTCATTACCCACCGTAAAGGGACGATGAATCATGCAGATGTATTGTATGGTGTTACAATGCAGGAACCTGGTATTTCAACGATGGTTTCTGTGAATTTGGAAACCATTGATAGTTAGAAATTGGATAGAAAGTGAGTGGATAACATGGGATTATTTGATTCAATTAGGAAAGCTTTCTCAGTGGATGATGCGATTGAAACAGCGCGAAATCAACGTCAAAATCATGCATCGATTACTGTGGAAACATTATATCCAGCACAAACGGTACCGACTGTTCAATCAGAAGAAATTGATAAACCTCAAAATGATATTACAGTTGGCGTAGAAGCAGAAATCAGTCATACTTACTCAGAAACAGAAACAGAAACAGAAACAGAAACAGAAACAGAAACAGAAACAGAAACAGAAACAGAAACAGAAACAGAAACAGAAACAGAAAGCCAATCGCAATTAGACTCAGGACTAGATGAAACTAAAAAGTCTTGGGCATCACGTTGGCAGCATTTCATTGCCAATTTTCGAAGTGTCGATGAAGACTTTTTTGATGATCTAGAAGAGACTTTAATTAAAGCAGACGTTGGGGCAGCAACCGCATTGCAATTAACAGATGAATTGCGTGATGAGGTTAAATTACAAAATGCAAAGAGTAAACAAGCAGTATCAGAAGTCATTTTAGAAAAATTAGTGAACCATTACGAAGCACAGGGCATCAACGAAGATACGGCTATGCATTTTGCGCAAAATGGACCAACTGTTATTTTGTTTGTTGGTGTGAATGGCGTTGGAAAAACCACAACAATCGGTAAGCTGGCAGCGCGTTATAAAGGTGAAGGTAAAAAAGTGCTCCTTGCGGCTGGGGATACATTCCGAGCAGGTGCTACGCAACAATTGCAGGTTTGGGGAGAACGCGATGGTGTTGAAGTCGTTGCGGGCGCACCAAATTCAGATCCGGCTTCAGTCGTATATGATGGTGTTCGTGCGGCAATTGATCAACAGGCCGATATCTTGTTTGTTGATACCGCAGGCCGCTTACAAAATAATGTTAATTTGATGCAAGAATTGGAAAAAATGAAGCGCATTATTAGTCGTGAATTACCTGAACAACCAGCAGAAGTGCTATTAGTTTTGGATGCAACAACTGGACAAAATGCACTTCAACAAGCGAAATTGTTTAAAGACTCAACTGATGTTACCGGTATTGTACTAACTAAGTTAGATGGTACGGCCAAAGGTGGCATTATATTACCAATCCGTAATGAATTACATTTACCAGTTAAGTGGATTGGTTTGGGTGAGCAAGTGAATGATTTACAGCCGTTTGTTGCAAATGATTTTGCAAAGAGCCTGTTTGGTCAGCTATTGGAGATACGAGATGGAGATTGAAAAAAGTACGCGGTTAAACATTCTTTTTGATTTCTACCGCACGTTATTGACCGATAAGCAAAATGATTATTTAACGCTTTATTATGCTGATGATTATTCACTTGGTGAAATTGCTGAGACGTTTGCTGTTTCACGCCAGGCTGTGTATGATAATTTAAAACGTAGTACACAATTACTTGAAGACTATGAAGCAAAATTACAATTATTTTCAGACTACCAACGACGTCAAGTGATTGCTGAAAAAATCGCAGCGTATACACAAGAAAAATACCCGACCGATCTACAATTACAATCGATGATTGAGCAGTTAGTAACAATAGAAGAGGAGTAAAATTATGGCTTTTGAAGGATTAACAGAACGTCTTCAATCTGCACTCAGTGGCTTGCGACGTAAGGGAAAGGTCTCTGAATCGGATTTACGAGATACGATGCGCGAAATCCGAATGGCATTATTGGAAGCGGACGTCAATTTTGGGGTTGTGAAAGACTTTGTACGCGATGTTCGTGAAAAAGCGGCTGGTGAAAAAGTTCTCGAAGGGTTAAATCCCGCCCAACAAATTGTTAAAATTGTGAATGACGAATTGACAAAAATGATGGGGGAACAGGATGTTCCGTTGAACCAATCACCTAAAATTCCGACGGTTATTATGATGGTTGGACTGCAAGGTGCTGGAAAAACGACCACTGCAGGAAAATTAGCATTAAAACTCAAAAATGAAAAAAACGCTCGGCCATTAATGATCGCAGCTGATATTTATCGTCCAGCGGCCATTGATCAATTAGAGACATTGGGACAGCAAATTGATGTCCCTGTGTTTTCAATGGGAACTGATGCTGATCCACGAGAAATTGTTAGACAAGGGCTAATTAGAGCAAATGAAATCAAAGCGGATTATGTCTTTATTGATGCGGCTGGACGGTTACAAATCGATGAAGCATTAATGCAAGAGTTGGCAGATATCAAAGATATTGCAGAACCAAATGAAATATTATTGGTTGTAGATGCAATGACTGGACAAAACGCTACAGAGACAGCCGAAGGGTTTAATAATCGACTCGGTATTACTGGTGTGGTCCTAACAAAACTTGATGGTGATACTCGTGGTGGAGCAGCTTTGTCAATTCGAGCTGTGACCCAAAAACCAATCAAATTTGTTGGACAAGGTGAAAAGATGACTGATTTGGATACGTTCTATCCAGATCGTATGGCTTCACGTATTCTTGGCATGGGTGATTTGCTGACGTTGATCGAGCGAGCACAAAAAGACGTTGATGAAGAAAAAGCTGCTGCACAGGCAGAAAAGATGCGTCAAAATACATTCGATTTCAATGACTTTATTGACCAAATGGAACAAGTTAGTAATATGGGTGGCATTGAATCAATTATGAAAATGCTGCCTGGTATGGCAAACAATCCACAAGTAGCGGCTATGCAAGCTCAAATGGATCCTAAACAAATCGATCATATTAAAGCGATTGTCATGTCGATGACACCACAAGAGCGTGAACAACCTGAAATCATTAACCCCTCACGTCGTCGTCGTTTAGCGGCAGGTGCTGGACGGCCAATCGTCGAGGTTAATCGCATGTTAAAGCAATTTAACGAAATGAAGACTATGATGAGTAAAGCGATGAATGGTAATACAGCTCAAATGGAACAGATGATGGGTGCTTTGCAGGGTGGTGGAATGCCTGGTATGCCTTCAATGGGTGGTAAAGGACTTGGTCAAAAGATGCAGAATATGGCAATGAAGCGGATGGCACGTCAAATTCAAAAAAATAAGAAGAAACGCCGCTAATTTAGCAAATTTTGAATGGCCTATCATGCACGGTTTGTTAACAACTTGAGTTCTTTTGACATTTGAAAGCTACGCTTATTTAAAGGCATATCGTCTATAAATAACGTTAAAATGGAGAGGTCAATCAGATGACACGAGTAGTAATTGCATCAAATAATACGCATAAAACGAAAGAAATCCTTCAGTATTTGCAATTATTTAAAATAACGGCGGTTAATTATCGTGACTTACATGCGAGGATTGAATTTCCGGTGGAAACCACAGATAACATGAAGGTGAATGCTGCTCAAAAATCAAGTGCCATTCATCAATTGCTTCCAGACGAATTTGTTTTAGCTGATGATTCGGCGCTCTTTGTTCCGGCAATTCCAGATCATTTTGGTGTGACAACGATGCGCGAGTTTAAATCACAGCAGTTGAAGACTGATAGCGAGATTAATCGCTATGTGTTAGCACAACTGTTGCCAGGTACGTCTCGCAAGGCATATTTAGCTGCCTATTTTACATTAATCACGCCACAGAATGATTATGTTGAAATTACAACGACTGGTGGTGAATCTTTAGCAATGGCGCCTAGGGGGAATGAATCCGGATTGGATGCCATTGTCATGGCGGAAAATGGCTTGACGTTAGCTGAAATGTCTATTGCGGAGCGAATCCATTATTCTCATCGTGGTCGAGCAGTGATAAAATTACATCAATATTTAGTTAATCATACTGAATGGCCTAAGTCATAGGCCTTGAAATAATGGATTTTATCTAAGTTAGAATCATTAATTTTAATGTGTAAAGGAAAAACACTTTACACCAGCAAATTTGTCTGTTAATATATTAAGAGTAGAAAAATACTGGAGGAAATTAAATATGGCTGTTAAAATTCGCTTGAAGCGTATGGGATCAAAGAAGCGCCCATTTTATCGTGTTGTTGTTGCAGATTCACGTTCACCACGTGATGGTCGATTCATTGAAACAGTTGGTACTTACAACCCATTGGTTGAGCCAGCTGAAGTTAAATTAAATGAAGAATCAATTGTTGCTTGGTTAAACAATGGTGCGCAACCATCTGATACAGTTAAGAACTTGTTATCAAATGCTGGTATCATGAAGAAGTTCCACGAAGCAAAGTTCTCAAAGTAATAAAAAAGCATCCATGACTGGGTGCTTTTTTATTACGTAAGTCGAAATAAATTGAGGGTAACATGTCAAAAAAGTATCCGACAGCACAACTAATTGGCGTTGTCATGCAACAAAATAGTAATGGTCAGTTTGTTCCTGAGAAATCCACACTATCATTAGCTGATTTTCATAGTTGGCGAGTTGGAAAACATACTAAAGGTAAACTAGGAAAACCAGGGCAATTGTTTTTAACCGAGAATCAATTAACAGTCATGTTGGTTATAGTTAAAGACTTGGGCTTTAATGATCGTCATCAGTTTGCAACCATGGGACGTTTCTTACAAAATAGTGTTGATGAAAAAGTGTACGATTCAATATTGTCAGCGTATAATGATTTAATATCAAATTCATAATTAGTGACATCAGATTGGCGATTAAATAAAATATTGAATGAGTATGTTGAACTTAAATGGTTAATTCACGAAATAATCCGAAAAAAGTCAAGCATGACTTGAAAATCGTCATGAAAATTTGTTATATTATGTACTTACACAGTAAATCTTACGATGCTATATTAAGAATACATTTATTATCATTATTTATAATCAAATAACGTTTACATAATAATGGTCCAGTAGTTTGCATGATGAAGACAGAGAGTGGGGAAAACGTCATTCTATCATCAAGCATTCAAAATGATTTTAACGATGGCTTGGACGATTTAAACAAAAAAGCGAGGGAATCAATGTTAAAAGGAGAATGGAAATATTTTAAGGCGCACCCATTTTTAATGGTTGTTGCGGTAGTCTTATTGTTTGTACCATCAATTTATGCAGTGACGTTTTTAACGTCCTTATGGGATCCGTACGGTAAGCTAAACGATTTACCAGTAGCAATTGTCAATCAAGACCATGAAATTAATTATCAAGGACAAGATTTAACGGTTGGTGCGGATTTGGCAGCACAGTTGAAAAAGTCAAAGGCAATGGATTTTAAATTCCCAACGGCTAAAAAGGCCGCAAGTGGGCTAAAAAGCGGCAAATACTATATGGTTGTCACAATACCAAAAGATTTTTCTGAAAATGTGACAACTATTACAGATAGGTCACCTAAGAAGTTGGATTTGGTCTATGAAACGTCATCTGGACACAGTTTTATCGCTGGTAAATTGACTTCTAGCGGCGCAGAAAAGATTAAAAACACTGTTGCTAGTGAAGTGCTTAAGAGCTATACAAAAACAATCATCAAACAAGTAAAAAAGATGACACCGGCACTGAGTCAAGCGGCATCAGCAAATCAACAGTTAGCTGATGGCACGACAAAAATTAAGGCTGGGACTGATCAGTTGACTAATGGGCTGGCAACACTGGGAAATGGGACTAGTCAGTTACAAAGCGGTTCTTCAACACTATCATCTGGACTAGCAACATATACCAATGGCGTTAGTCAAGCTAATAGTGGGTCACAGCAATTGGCTGATGGATTAAACCAATTAAATCAAGCCATGAAATCGTCTGATGTTGAAACGCAGTTAAGTAAAATTCAATCAAGTCTTAAGACGATAACGGATGGTATTGATAAAGTCAAACAAGATTTACCAGCGGGCACTGATCTCAATCAAGAAATCGAAAAAATTGAACAAGTGTTAAAAGATATTGACACACTAAGTGCTGAATTAATTAAGATTCAAACGCAAATTGAAAATAGTCGCGATACTATTAAGCAACAGATTGCAACCGAGGGTAAAAAAGCGGGTTTGTCTGATGATCAGATTAAGAAGTTACAAGACACAGTTGACCAAGCATATGATGATCCTGAGCTACAAAAAGCAATGGCTGACGTTAAACAAAAATTAACATTAGTTGAGGATAGTATCTCATTGATGCTGAATGTCTTACCAATCATTCAAAATACGGATTTGAATCAAGTCAACAGTGAAATGAATCAATTAGCGCAGATTCCAGGTGCAATTAATCAATTGGCAGTTGGGGCTAACCAACTTAACAGTGGTCTAAGCACATTGAATGCAAATAGCTCAGCTTTGAATGGTGGAGCACAACAGCTACAAGCTGGCTTAATGACCGCCAATGACGGTGTTAATCAATTGAGTACTGGTGCTAAACAAATCGGACCAGCATTGGATCAAGTTCACGATGGAAATCAGACATTAGCTGATAAATTAAAAGCCAGTATTAAGCAATTAAAGCTCTTACCAACAGGTAAGAAGAATATCGACCAATTCACATCGGCTGTTGATGGTAAACATGTTGAACGGGATCATGTACCAAACAATGGTACTGGAATGGCACCTTATATGTTCTCAGTTGGTTTGTTCGTTGGTATGTTAGCCTTTAATCTCATGATGGATCTTGTCACACCAAGAGCTAAGATTAAAAATGTTTGGCACTGGATTAATACTAAAGTTGGTTTGATGCTGGTATTTTCTGTTTTGGCGGGTTCAATTCTTTACGGATTATCATTACTGATTTTGAAGTTAGACCCAATTTATGTTGGACAAACATGGGGTGTTATTGTTCTAACATCAGTCATGAGTGGGGCAATCGTCAGCATGTTATATGTTTGGTTTGGAAAGGTTGGTGCGTTCTTAGCAATGGTCGCCTTGGTGCTCCAACTGAGTGGATCGGCCGGAACTTATCCAATTCAATTATCAAATCATTTCTTTGAAGCGATTCATCCATATTTGCCAATGACCTATTCAATCAATGCAATGCGTGAAACAATGATGATCGGTGATTCAGCATTACCTGATATAATAGTAATGATCTGTGTCACGCTTGTTGCCTTAGCATTGATGGTCTTATTCTATCTATCACATGTTAAGCAGATGCGACGTTTGAGCGATGTAACGGGTGAGTAATTTAATCGAGGAGAAGGTTATCTATGGCCCGATATAAAGTAGGCGATATTGTAAATACACATGGAATAAAAGGGGAAGTTCGCGTGATTGCCACGACGGACTTTCCAGAGTCACGTTTTGTTAAAGGACAGGTATTGTTTATTGATACAACACCAGCTGTGAAAGTCGAAATAGCAACCGTTCGTAAGCATAAACAATTTATTCTATTGAGTTTTGTTGATTATCAAAATATTAATTTGATTGAAAAATTTAAGGGGACAAGCCTCTCAATTGATGGCGAAGACCTACAGGAACTTGCTGATGATGAATATTTTTACCATGAAATTGTCGGGCTTTCAGTCAAAGATAATGATAGTGGTCAGACGTTAGGAAAAGTAAAAGAGATTTTGCAACTACCGGCCAATGATGTTTGGGTGATTCAACGTGAAGATGATAAAGACTTATTACTACCCTTTATTGAACAAGTAGTGACTGAAATTGATTTAAATCAGGGTGTTGCCTATGTTAATGTATTGGAAGAGTGGCAAGTAGATGAGAATTGATGTATTAAGTATCTTTCCAAAAATGTTTGCTCCAATGCGCGAGTCAATTATGGGGAAAGTTATTGAACGTGGCCTGGTTGACTTTAATGTGATTGATTTTCGTGATTTTACAACGAACAAACATCACAACGTTGATGATGTTATCTATGGTGGTGGACAGGGAATGCTGTTAATGCCACAACCAATCTTTGATGCGATGGCACATGTTGAAGCCACCGCTGGCGATCGTGGGCGGGTGATTCTTTTGGATCCAGCTGGTCGAAAATTTGACCAACATGTGGCAGAAGAATTGGCCCAAGAATCGCATTTAACATTCATTGCTGGTCATTATGAAGGCTATGATGAACGTATTCGATCATTGGTGACAGATGAAATTTCGTTGGGAGATTTTGTCTTAACTGGTGGTGAATTAGGGGCAATGGTGGTGATTGATGCCACTGTTCGGCTACTGGACGAAGCATTAGGAGATAAGATGTCTGCTGTTGACGATTCATTTTCAACCGGACTACTGGAATATCCGCAATATACGCGTCCAGCTGAATTTCGGGGCATGAAAGTGCCAGACGTTTTATTGAGCGGGCATCATGCTCATATAAAATCATGGCGGTTAAAGGAATCATTACGTCGCACATATGAACGCCGACCTGATTTATTGGAGAATTATCAATTATCAGCTGAAGAACAGAAACTTTTGAATGAAATTAAGGCAGAAAGTCAACTAAATGAATAGTAAGAAAAAGGGTGATTTCAAATCGCCCTTTTTTCAATAGTGCTGAGTATTCAATTG from Weissella diestrammenae includes:
- a CDS encoding YhgE/Pip domain-containing protein, with translation MMKTESGENVILSSSIQNDFNDGLDDLNKKARESMLKGEWKYFKAHPFLMVVAVVLLFVPSIYAVTFLTSLWDPYGKLNDLPVAIVNQDHEINYQGQDLTVGADLAAQLKKSKAMDFKFPTAKKAASGLKSGKYYMVVTIPKDFSENVTTITDRSPKKLDLVYETSSGHSFIAGKLTSSGAEKIKNTVASEVLKSYTKTIIKQVKKMTPALSQAASANQQLADGTTKIKAGTDQLTNGLATLGNGTSQLQSGSSTLSSGLATYTNGVSQANSGSQQLADGLNQLNQAMKSSDVETQLSKIQSSLKTITDGIDKVKQDLPAGTDLNQEIEKIEQVLKDIDTLSAELIKIQTQIENSRDTIKQQIATEGKKAGLSDDQIKKLQDTVDQAYDDPELQKAMADVKQKLTLVEDSISLMLNVLPIIQNTDLNQVNSEMNQLAQIPGAINQLAVGANQLNSGLSTLNANSSALNGGAQQLQAGLMTANDGVNQLSTGAKQIGPALDQVHDGNQTLADKLKASIKQLKLLPTGKKNIDQFTSAVDGKHVERDHVPNNGTGMAPYMFSVGLFVGMLAFNLMMDLVTPRAKIKNVWHWINTKVGLMLVFSVLAGSILYGLSLLILKLDPIYVGQTWGVIVLTSVMSGAIVSMLYVWFGKVGAFLAMVALVLQLSGSAGTYPIQLSNHFFEAIHPYLPMTYSINAMRETMMIGDSALPDIIVMICVTLVALALMVLFYLSHVKQMRRLSDVTGE
- a CDS encoding non-canonical purine NTP pyrophosphatase, translating into MTRVVIASNNTHKTKEILQYLQLFKITAVNYRDLHARIEFPVETTDNMKVNAAQKSSAIHQLLPDEFVLADDSALFVPAIPDHFGVTTMREFKSQQLKTDSEINRYVLAQLLPGTSRKAYLAAYFTLITPQNDYVEITTTGGESLAMAPRGNESGLDAIVMAENGLTLAEMSIAERIHYSHRGRAVIKLHQYLVNHTEWPKS
- the rpsP gene encoding 30S ribosomal protein S16, which encodes MAVKIRLKRMGSKKRPFYRVVVADSRSPRDGRFIETVGTYNPLVEPAEVKLNEESIVAWLNNGAQPSDTVKNLLSNAGIMKKFHEAKFSK
- the rimM gene encoding ribosome maturation factor RimM (Essential for efficient processing of 16S rRNA) gives rise to the protein MARYKVGDIVNTHGIKGEVRVIATTDFPESRFVKGQVLFIDTTPAVKVEIATVRKHKQFILLSFVDYQNINLIEKFKGTSLSIDGEDLQELADDEYFYHEIVGLSVKDNDSGQTLGKVKEILQLPANDVWVIQREDDKDLLLPFIEQVVTEIDLNQGVAYVNVLEEWQVDEN
- the ffh gene encoding signal recognition particle protein; translation: MAFEGLTERLQSALSGLRRKGKVSESDLRDTMREIRMALLEADVNFGVVKDFVRDVREKAAGEKVLEGLNPAQQIVKIVNDELTKMMGEQDVPLNQSPKIPTVIMMVGLQGAGKTTTAGKLALKLKNEKNARPLMIAADIYRPAAIDQLETLGQQIDVPVFSMGTDADPREIVRQGLIRANEIKADYVFIDAAGRLQIDEALMQELADIKDIAEPNEILLVVDAMTGQNATETAEGFNNRLGITGVVLTKLDGDTRGGAALSIRAVTQKPIKFVGQGEKMTDLDTFYPDRMASRILGMGDLLTLIERAQKDVDEEKAAAQAEKMRQNTFDFNDFIDQMEQVSNMGGIESIMKMLPGMANNPQVAAMQAQMDPKQIDHIKAIVMSMTPQEREQPEIINPSRRRRLAAGAGRPIVEVNRMLKQFNEMKTMMSKAMNGNTAQMEQMMGALQGGGMPGMPSMGGKGLGQKMQNMAMKRMARQIQKNKKKRR
- a CDS encoding DUF7671 family protein, which gives rise to MSKKYPTAQLIGVVMQQNSNGQFVPEKSTLSLADFHSWRVGKHTKGKLGKPGQLFLTENQLTVMLVIVKDLGFNDRHQFATMGRFLQNSVDEKVYDSILSAYNDLISNS